A region of Arabidopsis thaliana chromosome 5, partial sequence DNA encodes the following proteins:
- the SAL1 gene encoding SAL1 phosphatase-like protein (SAL1; FUNCTIONS IN: 3'(2'),5'-bisphosphate nucleotidase activity, nucleotide phosphatase activity, inositol or phosphatidylinositol phosphatase activity; INVOLVED IN: in 15 processes; LOCATED IN: nucleus, chloroplast, chloroplast stroma, cytoplasm; EXPRESSED IN: 23 plant structures; EXPRESSED DURING: 13 growth stages; CONTAINS InterPro DOMAIN/s: Inositol monophosphatase (InterPro:IPR000760), 3(2),5 -bisphosphate nucleotidase HAL2 (InterPro:IPR006239), Inositol monophosphatase, metal-binding site (InterPro:IPR020583); BEST Arabidopsis thaliana protein match is: Inositol monophosphatase family protein (TAIR:AT5G64000.1); Has 8292 Blast hits to 8290 proteins in 1695 species: Archae - 42; Bacteria - 5356; Metazoa - 208; Fungi - 241; Plants - 302; Viruses - 0; Other Eukaryotes - 2143 (source: NCBI BLink).), with the protein MAYEKELDAAKKAASLAARLCQKVQKALLQSDVQSKSDKSPVTVADYGSQAVVSLVLEKELSSEPFSLVAEEDSGDLRKDGSQDTLERITKLVNDTLATEESFNGSTLSTDDLLRAIDCGTSEGGPNGRHWVLDPIDGTKGFLRGDQYAVALGLLEEGKVVLGVLACPNLPLASIAGNNKNKSSSDEIGCLFFATIGSGTYMQLLDSKSSPVKVQVSSVENPEEASFFESFEGAHSLHDLSSSIANKLGVKAPPVRIDSQAKYGALSRGDGAIYLRFPHKGYREKIWDHVAGAIVVTEAGGIVTDAAGKPLDFSKGKYLDLDTGIIVANEKLMPLLLKAVRDSIAEQEKASAL; encoded by the exons ATGGCTTACGAGAAAGAGCTTGATGCTGCTAAGAAAGCTGCTTCACTCGCTGCTCGTCTCTGTCAG AAAGTTCAAAAGGCTTTGTTGCAATCAGATGTGCAATCAAAATCTGATAAAAGTCCAGTGACCGTTGCTGATTATG GTTCACAAGCAGTTGTTAGTTTAGTCTTAGAAAAAGAGCTCAGTTCTGAACCCTTTTCATTGGTGGCTGAAGAG GACTCAGGCGATCTACGCAAGGATGGTTCTCAGGATACTCTGGAGCGCATCACAAAACTCGTGAACGACACTTTGGCTACCGAGGAATCGTTTAATGGCTCTACTTTGTCTACTGATGATCTACTTAGAGCCATTGACTGTGGAACATCTGAAGGTGGTCCAAATGGTCGACACTGGGTCTTGGATCCAATTGATGGCACTAAAGG aTTTCTGAGGGGAGATCAATACGCAGTAGCACTAGGATTGCTCGAGGAAGGGAAAGTAGTTTTAGGTGTGCTTGCTTGTCCAAACTTGCCGTTAGCATCCATAGCAggaaacaacaagaacaaatctTCGTCAGACGAAATTGGATGCCTCTTCTTTGCTACAATTGGTTCAGGGACATATATGCAGCTCCTAGATTCAAAATCTTCTCCTGTAAAAGTGCAAGTCTCTAGTGTTGAGAATCCTGAAGAGGCATCGTTCTTCGAGTCATTCGAAGGAGCTCACTCTCTACATGACTTATCCAGCTCCATTGCCAAT AAACTCGGTGTCAAAGCTCCACCAGTCCGTATTGATAGCCAAGCAAAGTATGGAGCTTTATCAAGAGGAGATGGAGCTATATACTTACGGTTTCCTCATAAAGGATACCGCGAAAAGATTTGGGACCATGTCGCTGGTGCTATAGTTGTTACAG AGGCGGGTGGAATAGTGACAGATGCAGCAGGAAAGCCACTGGATTTCTCGAAAGGGAAGTATCTTGATTTGGACACAGGCATTATCGTTGCTAACGAGAAGCTAATGCCTCTGCTTTTGAAAGCAGTTCGTGACTCCATAGCTGAGCAAGAGAAAGCTTCAGCtctctga